One Glycine max cultivar Williams 82 chromosome 3, Glycine_max_v4.0, whole genome shotgun sequence DNA window includes the following coding sequences:
- the LOC100784891 gene encoding putative methyltransferase DDB_G0268948, with product MAKLFLKQAKQYADARPSYPPQLFQFIASKTPSHNLAWDVGTGSGQAAKSLAAIYKNVIATDASDKQLEFAAKLPNVRYQHTPSTMSTAELEQMVASKGTIDLVTIAQALHWFDRPTFYEQVKWVLKKPHGIIAAWCYYLPRVSDAFDTVFDQFYSTNVSPYWDPARKWVDDNYRSIDFPFEPVDGADHTGPFEFVTETMMDLDDFLTYIRSWSAYQTAKEKGVELLAEDVVEKFKLAWGEDAKKVVKFPIYLRIGRTGDS from the exons ATGGCAAAGCTATTTTTGAAACAGGCAAAGCAATACGCAGATGCAAGACCAAGCTATCCTCCACAACTCTTCCAATTCATTGCTTCCAAGACTCCCTCTCACAACCTCGCTTGGGACGTCGGCACTGGGAGCGGCCAAGCTGCCAAATCt TTAGCTGCAATATACAAGAATGTGATAGCCACAGATGCTAGTGACAAACAACTTGAATTTGCAGCCAAGCTCCCAAATGTGAGATACCAACACACCCCTTCAACCATGTCGACGGCCGAGCTTGAACAAATGGTGGCATCTAAGGGAACCATAGACCTTGTGACCATAGCACAAGCCCTGCATTGGTTTGACCGCCCAACCTTCTACGAACAAGTGAAGTGGGTTCTCAAGAAACCTCATGGAATCATTGCTGCTTGGTGTTACTATTTGCCAAGAGTTAGTGATGCATTTGACACTGTCTTTGACCAATTCTATTCCACTAATGTAAGCCCTTATTGGGACCCAGCTCGTAAATGGGTTGATGACAATTATAGAAGCATTGATTTTCCATTTGAGCCCGTGGATGGAGCTGATCACACAGGACCCTTTGAGTTTGTGACGGAAACAATGATGGATTTGGATGATTTCTTGACCTACATAAGATCATGGTCAGCATATCAGACGGCTAAGGAGAAAGGAGTGGAGCTTCTCGCGGAGGATGTGGTTGAAAAATTCAAGCTTGCTTGGGGTGAAGATGCTAAAAAAGTTGTCAAGTTTCCAATTTATTTGAGAATTGGAAGAACAGGGGATTCCTAA
- the LOC100785425 gene encoding Mitochondrial fission 1 protein A-like, with translation MDAKFGSLFESIGNFFTGGEQIPWCDRDVIAGCEREVAEAANGDSEERKNESIMRLSWALVHSRQKEDIQRGIAMLETSLGNDKSPLHQREKLYLLAVGYYRSNDYGRSRQLVEQCLEIAPDWRQALSLKKIVEDRIAKDGVIGIGITATAVGLIVGGIATALARRN, from the exons ATGGACGCCAAGTTCGGAAGCCTCTTCGAATCCATCGGAAACTTCTTCACCGGCGGTGAACAGATCCCGTGGTGTGACCGTGACGTCATCGCT GGCTGTGAGAGAGAAGTTGCAGAGGCTGCTAATGGTGACTCTGAGGAGCGGAAGAATGAGAGTATAATGAGGCTGTCATGGGCTCTTGTTCATTCAAGGCAAAAGGAAGATATTCAGCGCGGGATAGCCATGCTTGAAA CTTCCTTGGGCAATGATAAAAGTCCTTTGCATCAAAGAGAGAAGCTTTATCTTCTGGCTGTTGGTTACTATAGAAGTAATGACTATGGAAGGAGCCGGCAGCTTGTGGAGCAATGTTTGGAG ATTGCACCTGATTGGAGGCAGGCACTATCCCTTAAGAAAATAGTTGAAGATCGAATTGCTAAAG ATGGTGTAATAGGAATTGGCATCACTGCAACAGCTGTGGGACTTATAGTTGGTGGCATTGCTACGGCACTGGCCAGGAGGAATTGA
- the LOC100306033 gene encoding DNA-directed RNA polymerase II subunit family protein: MAATEIGLLEWVRVGGEEEEAEQAKGCLSKFVDNGSVESHRYYLSRRTTLEMLKDRGYSIPSHEIDLSLSDFRDMHGQFPDPDRLRLSLTHATNSSKRILVIFCGPGVVKVTAIRNIAGQIINRDTLTGLILIVENHITSQALKAVNLFSFKVEIFQITDLLVNITKHVLKPKHQVLTDKQKINLLKKYNIEEKQLPRMLQTDAIARYYGLERGQVVKVTYSGEVTQMHVTYRCVW, translated from the exons ATGGCAGCAACAGAGATTGGGTTGTTGGAGTGGGTGAGAGTGGgaggggaagaagaagaagcagaacaAGCAAAAGGGTGTTTGAGCAAGTTCGTCGATAATGGCAGCGTGGAGAGTCACAGATACTACTTGTCTCGCAGAACCACTCTCGAAATGCTCAAAGACAGAGGCTACTCCATTCCCTCTCACGAAATCGACCTTTCTCTCTCCGATTTCCGCGACATGCACGGCCAATTCCCTGACCCTGATCGTCTTCGTCTCTCCCTCACTCATGCCACCAACTCCTCCAAAAGG ATTTTAGTCATATTCTGTGGGCCAGGTGTTGTGAAAGTTACTGCCATTCGGAACATTGCGGGGCAGATAATTAATAGAGATACTTTGACTGGCCTCATATTGATAGTGGAGAATCATATTACTAGCCAGGCCTTGAAAGCGGTCAATCTTTTCTCCTTCAAGGTTGAAATTTTCCAG ATCACAGACTTGCTTGTTAATATTACAAAGCATGTATTGAAGCCAAAGCATCAGGTGCTGACTGATAAGCAGAAGATAAATCTCCTGAAGAAGTACAATATCGAAGAAAAGCAG CTTCCCCGCATGCTACAGACAGATGCAATTGCAAGATATTATGGACTTGAGAGGGGGCAAGTAGTTAAAGTTACCTATAGTGGTGAAGTCACCCAGATGCATGTCACATATCGATGTGTTTGGTGA
- the LOC100802893 gene encoding glutaredoxin family protein: protein MGCSASRTITIVANNNNQEDPSPSASLASSSSSFSSSSASHKSINSASSPAAAPVRRRTLSLPMPLVHHPPIKKGDSHHLVSLTSTTYGSLLPIDQKDSNFTQKNQPHITKTSNQTDPEHSLSPDSVINTWELMDGLDEEQEQEQEIANAKKLPYASILDKPSSCRYTAFDGSARKKLLDSFESMKTSQTAMEKDLNSSSSTSPAPTTKKPLWQHLSEEALLAKLDPSVAWSYRRALSSRNLDRNILSRDVRSMGSSPLIFHSSSSCSSSSFSFGKNNNINNSLCRLSGTEDRIVLYCTSLRGIRKTYEDCCSVRMILRGFRVAVDERDISMDSSYRKELKDLLGGKAAVTLPQVFIRGRYVGNAEEMKHLNESGELARLLEGFPTQDPGFVCDNCGDARFVPCPNCSGSRKVFEHEDGGLRRCPECNENGLIRCPGCGS, encoded by the coding sequence atgggtTGCTCAGCCTCAAGAACCATCACCATAGTGGCCAACAACAATAACCAAGAGGATCCATCTCCTTCTGCttctcttgcttcttcttcttcttccttctcttcctcttctGCTTCACACAAATCCATCAACTCTGCTTCTTCACCAGCAGCGGCACCAGTTAGAAGAAGAACTCTTTCTCTCCCAATGCCTCTCGTTCATCATCCTCCCATCAAAAAGGGTGACTCACACCACCTTGTCTCTCTCACCTCCACCACCTATGGCTCCCTTCTCCCCATTGACCAAAAAGACTCAAACTTTACCCAAAAAAACCAACCCCACATAACCAAAACCTCAAACCAAACTGACCCAGAACACTCACTCTCCCCGGACTCAGTCATCAACACTTGGGAACTCATGGATGGCTTAGatgaagaacaagaacaagaacaagaaattgcAAATGCCAAGAAGCTTCCTTACGCTTCCATTTTGGACAAACCAAGTTCATGCAGGTACACAGCATTTGATGGTTCTGCAAGGAAGAAACTTCTAGATTCCTTTGAATCAATGAAAACTTCACAAACAGCAATGGAAAAGGACTTaaactcttcttcttctacatctCCTGCACCAACAACGAAGAAGCCACTTTGGCAGCACTTATCTGAGGAAGCTTTGCTTGCTAAGTTGGATCCAAGTGTGGCTTGGAGTTACAGAAGAGCATTATCATCAAGGAATCTAGATAGAAACATTCTATCTAGAGATGTTAGGTCAATGGGGTCTAGCCCTTTgatctttcattcttcttcttcttgttcttcttcttctttttcatttggtaagaataataatattaataatagttTGTGCCGTTTGTCTGGCACTGAGGACAGAATAGTGCTTTATTGCACTAGTTTGAGAGGGATCCGAAAGACCTATGAGGATTGTTGTTCGGTTAGGATGATTCTGAGGGGCTTCAGAGTTGCGGTTGATGAGAGGGACATCTCAATGGATTCGTCCTATAGGAAGGAGTTGAAGGATTTGCTTGGTGGAAAAGCAGCAGTGACATTGCCTCAGGTCTTTATCAGAGGGAGGTATGTGGGGAATGCTGAGGAAATGAAGCATCTGAATGAGTCTGGGGAATTGGCAAGGCTTTTGGAGGGTTTTCCCACTCAGGATCCAGGGTTTGTGTGTGACAACTGTGGTGATGCCAGGTTTGTGCCATGCCCCAATTGCAGTGGTAGCAGGAAGGTGTTTGAGCATGAAGATGGAGGGTTGAGAAGGTGCCCTGAATGCAATGAGAATGGCTTGATAAGATGTCCAGGTTGCGGCTCATGA